TTTTTAAATTATATTCTTAAAAAGTCAAATATATGATACAATATTATGTAGAAAAAATTTAAGGAGAGGTTAATGAAAGAGGAAACTAATTTAACAAAAGAATTTGAAAGTTACAAAAATTATATACTCTCTCTACCTAAAGAAGATATTTTTAAAAGAGCTTTTGAAATCAATTTCTACACAGAAGTATATAACTATCTTAAATATCTCCCACCAGAAGATGTTGAGAAATATAGAATAAAAGAGCTATATATGTGGGAGCTTTTTAATTTTTTTATAGATTGTGAAGAATATAACTACAGTATAAATGATTCAAATGGAATTTTAAAACTTGTAGATGATTTTAATAAGTTGAAAGGATAAAAATGAGATTAGATAAATTTTTAACAGAATGTGGGTTAGGGAGTAGAAGAGAGGTTAAAAATTTGATTGACAGCAAAAAAATATCTGTTAATGGAAATTTTAAAATTTCTTCAAAGGATAATATAGATGAGAATAAAGACATCATAAAATATGAAGAAAATATCTTATCATATAAAGAGTTTAGATACTATATTCTTAATAAAAAATCTGGCTATGTAACAGCAGTGGAAGACCCAAGAGATAAAACAGTAATGGATCTTCTGCCAGACTGGGTAATAAAAAAAGATTTAGCACCTGTTGGTCGTTTGGATAAAGATACAGAGGGACTTTTGTTACTTACAAATGATGGGCAACTTAATCACAAACTTTTATCTCCAAAAAGCCATGTTGATAAAACATATATCGCCCATACAGAAAAAGATTTTGACGAAAATGATTTGGAAAAATTAAGAAATGGTGTTGATATAGGTGGATATATAACAATGCCAGCTGAGGCAAAAAAAATCGGTGAAAAAATACTTTCTCTAACTATCAGAGAGGGAAAATTCCACCAAGTAAAAAAAATGGTTGAGGCAATAGATAATAAAGTAATCTACCTTAAAAGAATATCTTTTGGGAAATTAGTTCTAGGAGATATGGAGCTTGGAGAGGTAAAAGAGATAAACTTAGAAGATATAATATAAATTTAAAGAGGAGGGATAATCTTGGATTTTGATTTAATAAATAGAAATTCTAATGAAGTTACTACCAGACGTCGTAAAAAAAGAGATAAAGAGAATAAAAAATCTATATTTGAAATCTATAGAAGTGAAAAAACGATGAAAGATTATCTTTTCTATCTAAATAATTTTTTACTTTTTGTTTATGACAATGGAGAGCCAATCCAAAAAGATGAGGTTATAGAACTTATGTCAGATATAACAGAGGAGGATATTGAGGACTATCTTTCTCATCTTTTATATGAAAGAAATCTAAAAAAAACTTCTGTTAATAAGATTATGTCGGCTCTTAAATCTCTGTACAAGGAACTTGAAAAATATAATATTCAAAATCCACTAAAGCATATTAAACTTTTTAAAACTGGAAGAAATCTTGATAATATTTTAAAAGTTTCCTATGAAGATATAAAAAATATTCTGAAAAATTATAAGGTTACTGGGGAAAAAGAGTATAGAAACACAATTATTATGTACACACTTTTTTATACAGGAATGAGAAGTCAGGAACTTTTGGATTTGGAATATAGAAATATTTTAAAAAGAGATGAGGACTATTTTATAAAAATAGAAAAATCTAAAAGTGGTAAGGAACTTTATAAACCTATTCACCCTACTCTTGTGGAAAAATTAAAAGAGTTTAAAGATTATATAATGAAGATGTATGGATTTTCATCTGAGGATATGGAAGAGAGATTTGTTTTTTCTAGCCACTATGAAAAAAATACTAAACTTTCTTATAAGGCTTTATACAATATAATTCAAGATATGGGAAAAGTTGTGGGGCTTGATATCAGTCCACATAATATAAGACACGCAATAGCCACAGAACTTTCATCAAATGGAGCTGACCTTTTGGAAATTAGAGATTTTCTTGGACATTCAGATACAAGGGTTACTGAGATTTATATCAATGCAAAATCTTTACTTGATAAAAAAGTTATATCAAAAATACCAGAATAAAATATAAATGGGAGAGTTATTATGAGTTTACAAAGTGTTAAAGACTATTTTAAAGAAAATAATTTACCCTTAGAGGTAAGTGAAACAGAAAAAGAAACAGGTACAGTGGCTGAGGCAGCTGTGGCTTTTGGAATAGAAGAGGACGAGATTGCAAAAACTATGAGTTTTGTCTTAAAAAGTGGAGAGTGTATCTTAATTCTTATGAAAGGAACAGCTAGAGTTGATAATAAAAAATTTAAAGAAAACTTCAAAGAAAAAGCTGTAATGGTGCCTTTTGATAGAGTAGAGGAACTTACTGGTCATATTCCAGGTGGAGTTTGTCCTTTTGGATTAAAAAAAGATTTAAGAATATTTTTAGATAAAACTTTAAAAGAATTTGATATTGTTTATCCAGCTGGAGGTACACCACATTCGGCGGTAAAAATCACTGTTAATATGCTAGCTGATGTAACCAAAGGTCAATGGATAGATGTTACAAAATAATATTAAGGAGAATTTATGCTACAAATAAATAGTAAAGATAATAATCTTTTTAAAAGAATAAAAAAATTAAAACAGAAAAAATATAGAGAGCAGGAGAGACTTTTTTTAGCAGAGGGGATAAAATTTTTAGATTTTTTAAAAACTCCAGAATTTATTTTTATAGATGGGGATTTTGATTATTCTTCTATTCAAGAAAGACTTGATAGATTTTCTTCAGAAAAATATATTCTATCTTCCCAACTTTTTAAACAACTAACTTCTCAAGAACATTCACAAGGAGTTATATTAGTTTATAGTTACGAAGAATATTCTCTTGATGACTTAGAAGATAATATAGTTGTTCTCGACAAAGTTTCAGACCCAGGAAATCTTGGAACAATTATAAGAACAGTTGATGCAAGTGGATTTAAAGATATAATTTTAACTACTGGTAGCGTTGATTGTTTTAATGAAAAAACTATAAGAAGTACAATGGGATCTATCTTTAATGTAAGAATATCTTATCTTGATGAAGATAAAATGATAGAACTTTTAAGAGAAAAAAATTATAAACTTATAGCCACTGCTTTAGATAAAACTTCTGTTCCTTACACAGAGATGACGTTGGCTAATAAAAATGCCATTATATTTGGTAATGAGGGAAATGGAATAGGAGAGAAACTTTTAAAAGAGGCTGATGAAAAAGTTATAATTCCAATCTATGGAACTGCTGAGTCTTTAAATGTGGCTATGGCTTGTGGAATTATAATCTATAAAGTAAGGGAACTTTTAAAATAACTAACTGAAAATACAAAGTCTTAACGTTATAGTTGTGGGAAAAATAGCTAAGGGCTAAAATTTTAAGGAGGATTATTATGAAAAGACCAAATTTATTTTATCACGCAACAAAGGAGTTATCTCAAGACGCATTTTTGTGTTATGTTTTTTCTTATTTTAATGAGGAGTATAAAAATTCTTATCCAAAAGAGTATGAATTTTCAAAGCTTTTCATTAAAGAGATTTTTAAAAGATTGAATATTAATATTGAACCTAAAAAGCTAGAAATAAAAAGACAACATCTAAATATAGATATACTTTTAATAGTTAATGATTTAATCTATATTGTAATTGAGGATAAAATTCACGCTACTGAAGGAGACAAACAAATAGAAAAATATAAGGAAAAAGTATCTATTGAATATAAAGTGAATGAAGAAAATATTTATTCATTATATTATAAAACTGGTGATGAAAGTTATCGTTCTTTGGAAAATAAAAAAAGCTATAATAATTTTATCTATATGATGAGAGAGGATATAATCTCTATCTTTGAAAATTATACTGGGGATAATATAATAATCTTAGACTATATTGAAAATTTAAAATCTATGGAAGAAGAGAGAAATAATTTTAGAAATATAGACTTAAGAAAAGAAAAACTATCTTGGAATGAAATAGTAGGATTGTATAATCAAATTGATAAAGAGTTTTATTCTTTAAAAGAAAATGGAAATTTTCCTAAAGACTCTAATGGAGAGGAAAATTTTTTCAATTGGGGAGATGTTCATAATCAAGGTGGCAATTTTTTAGCTTACTACCTTTATGAAGGTTTAAGATACGAAAAATATCATTTTTATCCTCAAATAGAGGCTAATGAAAATTATTTTAGATTAGTAATTAAATCAAATCCTTGGAGAAAAGAACTAGAAGAACAATTTGATTTAGATAAATTATATAAATCTTTAGAAATTCTTAAAAAACATTTCGGAAATTCCATTGAAAAACCTAAAAGATTTAAAGCGAAATCTGAAACAATGACAGTTGGAGTTTTTAATGATTGGTTAGTTTTAGATGAGAATGGACATATTAATACAAAAGAAACTGCATTAAATATCAATGAAAAATTTAAAATTCTTATTAGTTTAAAAGAGGAACTCAAAGATTTAATATAAAGTTCTACAAAATTATATTTTTTTATTTGACTATTTGCTCTATTAAAGATATAATATATCTTGTATTAAACATGAAAAATATTTAGGGTGATGTTATGATAAATTTTCCTTTAGAACTTTATGCAAGTTATATTGATAAATACTCAGAAATCAAAGAAGAACGTAAGAAATCTATTCTTAAATTAGGTGGAGAACATAAATTTCTTGATAAAAAAATTTCTCGTTTTCCAGCTCCATTTCTTCTTCAAGATGACGAGAAAGAGCAATTAAAAAATATTATCAGTAGAAAGAAAATTATTGAAAAGGAACTTACTGAGTTATACAGAGAATTTATCACTTACAAACTATATGACATAGTTATCAACAACGAACAAAACAAATATTATGGAAATATAAAAGATAAATTTACAGAAAGTATCGTAGAATATTTAAAAAAAGAATTAGATTTGGAAAAATTTGAATATTTTGAGCTTTCTATCATTAGACAGATAATAGACGTTTCTCAACATATAGTTTCATCTACTATGTATAGTCCATATTATATAGAAAAAGAAAATTAATTTAAAAAGGAAGAGAGAAATAAAAACTCCCTTCCTTTTCTTATTTTTAATTTTGTGGTACTTCGTTAATAAGTTCTTTCCCCTCTGCAAAATCTTTTATATTATCAAGAGTAGTTTTTGTTATAGCCTCAACAGCCTCCTCAGTAAAATATGCTTGATGTGAAGTGATAAGAACATTGTGGAATGATAAAAGTCTTCCAAGAATATCATCTTCTATAACTTTGTTAGACATATCCTCAAAGAAATATTCCTCTTCTTCTTCGTAAACGTCTAAAGCAGCAGAACCGATTTTTTTATCTTTTAAAGCCTCAATCAAATCAATAGAATCGATAAGCATTCCTCTACCAGTATTAACAATCATTACTCCATCTTTCATCTTGTTCATAGATTCACGATTGATAATATATTTTGTTTCTTTTGTAAGTGGACAGTTTAAAGAGATTATATCTGATTCTTTATAAAGTGTATCTAAATCTACAAATTC
This region of Fusobacterium perfoetens genomic DNA includes:
- a CDS encoding pseudouridine synthase, with the protein product MRLDKFLTECGLGSRREVKNLIDSKKISVNGNFKISSKDNIDENKDIIKYEENILSYKEFRYYILNKKSGYVTAVEDPRDKTVMDLLPDWVIKKDLAPVGRLDKDTEGLLLLTNDGQLNHKLLSPKSHVDKTYIAHTEKDFDENDLEKLRNGVDIGGYITMPAEAKKIGEKILSLTIREGKFHQVKKMVEAIDNKVIYLKRISFGKLVLGDMELGEVKEINLEDII
- a CDS encoding tyrosine-type recombinase/integrase; the protein is MLDFDLINRNSNEVTTRRRKKRDKENKKSIFEIYRSEKTMKDYLFYLNNFLLFVYDNGEPIQKDEVIELMSDITEEDIEDYLSHLLYERNLKKTSVNKIMSALKSLYKELEKYNIQNPLKHIKLFKTGRNLDNILKVSYEDIKNILKNYKVTGEKEYRNTIIMYTLFYTGMRSQELLDLEYRNILKRDEDYFIKIEKSKSGKELYKPIHPTLVEKLKEFKDYIMKMYGFSSEDMEERFVFSSHYEKNTKLSYKALYNIIQDMGKVVGLDISPHNIRHAIATELSSNGADLLEIRDFLGHSDTRVTEIYINAKSLLDKKVISKIPE
- a CDS encoding YbaK/EbsC family protein, producing MSLQSVKDYFKENNLPLEVSETEKETGTVAEAAVAFGIEEDEIAKTMSFVLKSGECILILMKGTARVDNKKFKENFKEKAVMVPFDRVEELTGHIPGGVCPFGLKKDLRIFLDKTLKEFDIVYPAGGTPHSAVKITVNMLADVTKGQWIDVTK
- a CDS encoding PD-(D/E)XK nuclease family protein — its product is MKRPNLFYHATKELSQDAFLCYVFSYFNEEYKNSYPKEYEFSKLFIKEIFKRLNINIEPKKLEIKRQHLNIDILLIVNDLIYIVIEDKIHATEGDKQIEKYKEKVSIEYKVNEENIYSLYYKTGDESYRSLENKKSYNNFIYMMREDIISIFENYTGDNIIILDYIENLKSMEEERNNFRNIDLRKEKLSWNEIVGLYNQIDKEFYSLKENGNFPKDSNGEENFFNWGDVHNQGGNFLAYYLYEGLRYEKYHFYPQIEANENYFRLVIKSNPWRKELEEQFDLDKLYKSLEILKKHFGNSIEKPKRFKAKSETMTVGVFNDWLVLDENGHINTKETALNINEKFKILISLKEELKDLI
- a CDS encoding TrmH family RNA methyltransferase codes for the protein MLQINSKDNNLFKRIKKLKQKKYREQERLFLAEGIKFLDFLKTPEFIFIDGDFDYSSIQERLDRFSSEKYILSSQLFKQLTSQEHSQGVILVYSYEEYSLDDLEDNIVVLDKVSDPGNLGTIIRTVDASGFKDIILTTGSVDCFNEKTIRSTMGSIFNVRISYLDEDKMIELLREKNYKLIATALDKTSVPYTEMTLANKNAIIFGNEGNGIGEKLLKEADEKVIIPIYGTAESLNVAMACGIIIYKVRELLK